The following are from one region of the Fusarium keratoplasticum isolate Fu6.1 chromosome 4, whole genome shotgun sequence genome:
- a CDS encoding HET domain-containing protein, whose protein sequence is MPGRENGTLQVLKKKLSLQPLFAKERTRRSSSPPLPGKKHASRSPSPPRLDESNENTLVCTSTWDSRLERYQILKLDTNLSVSIGDSFEANPGSEVTNIPKFEYGPIRYPKMIRLLLILPATYDDEPLETIMFHADPREIPYQALSCASNDRKQTRLMHCNGRGLAVTETVYSALLNIRNLGDRKIFSTVWTDAVCINQADMQERESHLRLCKTIFSTAAVTIAHLDGTEKSRRKVFETVDMLHEACRNDEFRERLEEDGLDLSSLDQLCIGNKRLRIPLDNRVELSKVFSHPWFERVWNWPEISLSKKVYFLYGSALRPWSFFADAAWCMHQLRWESSLNSECIVHGQTRMDLKYDHMLHLDDHRQDIRDEKPCTLLSLLTKSRQFTSANPLDRVFALWPHISNASERDFVQAYFDYNLSPLSVFLNLTLNSIISHETLDVLHLVHNEVKDDWPSFVPDLWMKDGVRTLGSKEGREHWEYHAAGDTKPQFTALNTKNQARHGMPYFEDDVNIMLKGFLVDEVTRAGSEMKDMMFGGKSFLSDWVNTALVTGNKKFYTAGELKRARALQKTSKSRSDKKDTTSAQENGESSRVAELQAAMRRSNRRFGSARDSQGQLRDSLTPSLMEALENIDIMESGFAAQEPVSEPEPISTLPMNEKYPIGDISVVEAFWRTLIKNKDENGEVPSAEMNKTFFQPWLTAMSGTTAEMLDALAHGQSEDGPRPEPLFNDLVHMSCNGSRIVRTKTGLIGTAPWDVQEGDFVCVLYGGQTPFVLRRDENCPGKYRFVGDCYIHGIMEGEALSMELEEREFVIS, encoded by the coding sequence atgcCTGGACGTGAGAACGGCACTCTTCAGGttctgaagaagaagctcagtCTTCAGCCCCTGTTTGCCAAGGAGAGGACTCGCAGATCTTCATCCCCTCCGCTGCCTGGCAAGAAGCATGCCAGCAggtccccctcccctcccagACTGGATGAGAGCAATGAGAACACCTTGGTGTGCACGTCGACATGGGACTCCCGCCTTGAGCGGTaccagatcctcaagctcgacacCAACTTGAGCGTTTCCATCGGCGACTCATTCGAGGCCAACCCCGGAAGCGAGGTCACCAACATCCCCAAGTTCGAGTATGGCCCTATCCGGTATCCCAAGATGATCCGCCTTCTCCTTATCCTCCCGGCGACCTATGACGACGAACccctcgagaccatcatgTTCCACGCCGACCCTCGGGAGATACCCTACCAGGCCCTGTCCTGTGCCTCCAACGACCGTAAGCAGACCAGGCTCATGCACTGCAACGGCCGTGGCCTGGCCGTCACCGAGACTGTCTATTCAGCCCTCCTCAACATTCGAAACCTCGGCGACCGCAAGATCTTCTCGACAGTATGGACCGATGCAGTCTGTATCAACCAGGCTGATATGCAGGAGCGTGAGTCTCACCTCCGCCTATGCAAGACCATCTTCAGCACTGCGGCAGTTACCATTGCCCACCTCGATGGAACTGAAAAGTCCCGTCgcaaggtctttgagacTGTCGACATGCTCCATGAGGCCTGCCGCAATGACGAATTCCGTGAAAGACTCGAGGAAGATGGACTGGACCTCTCATCACTTGACCAGCTCTGCATCGGAAACAAGCGTCTTCGAATTCCCCTTGACAACCGGGTGGAACTGTCCAAGGTCTTCTCCCACCCCTGGTTCGAACGTGTGTGGAACTGGCCTGAGATATCCCTGTCCAAGAAGGTTTACTTCCTGTATGGATCTGCCCTTCGTCCCTGGAGCTTCTTTGCCGATGCTGCCTGGTGCATGCATCAGCTGCGCTGGGAGTCGTCCCTGAATTCCGAGTGTATCGTTCACGGCCAAACCCGGATGGATCTCAAGTATGATCACATGTTGCACTTGGATGACCACCGCCAAGACATCCGTGATGAGAAGCCATGCACCCTTCTCAGTCTCCTGACCAAGTCGCGCCAGTTCACATCAGCCAACCCGCTGGATCGGGTCTTTGCCTTGTGGCCGCACATCAGCAACGCAAGTGAGAGGGATTTCGTCCAGGCTTACTTCGACTATAACCTGTCTCCTCTTAGCGTCTTCCTCAACTTGACActcaacagcatcatctcACATGAGACTCTTGATGTCCTGCATCTCGTCCATaacgaggtcaaggatgacTGGCCCTCATTTGTGCCTGACCTGTGGATGAAGGATGGCGTTCGTACCCTAGGATCCAAGGAAGGTCGTGAGCACTGGGAGTACCACGCTGCCGGTGACACCAAGCCTCAGTTCACTGCCCTCAACACTAAGAACCAGGCCCGTCATGGTATGCCCTACTTTGAGGATGACGTCAACATCATGCTCAAGGGattcctcgtcgacgaggtcaCTCGGGCGGGATCTGAGATGAAGGACATGATGTTTGGTGGCAAGTCTTTCCTCTCAGACTGGGTCAACACCGCTCTCGTGACAGGCAACAAGAAGTTCTACACTGCAGGTGAACTAAAGCGGGCCAGGGCTCTTCAGAAGACCTCTAAGAGCCGcagcgacaagaaggacacCACTTCAGCTCAAGAAAATGGCGAGTCTTCTCGTGTTGCCGAGCTTCAGGCAGCCATGAGGCGGTCAAACCGTCGTTTTGGTTCGGCTCGGGACTCGCAAGGTCAGCTCCGTGACTCTCTCACACCGTCTCTGATGGAGGCCCTGGAGAACATTGACATTATGGAGAGTGGCTTCGCTGCCCAAGAGCCTGTGTCTGAACCCGAGCCAATTTCGACCCTTCCTATGAACGAGAAGTATCCTATTGGTGACATCTCAGTCGTTGAGGCTTTCTGGCGAACCCTGATAAAGAACAAGGACGAGAATGGCGAGGTCCCTTCGGCGGAAATGAATAAGACCTTTTTCCAGCCATGGCTAACCGCCATGTCGGGTACGACCGCCGAGATGCTGGATGCTCTGGCCCATGGACAGAGCGAAGACGGCCCGCGACCTGAGCCGCTCTTCAACGACCTGGTGCACATGAGCTGCAACGGTTCGCGCATCGTGAGGACCAAGACGGGACTGATTGGCACTGCGCCTTGGGACGTCCAGGAGGGCGATTTCGTGTGTGTCCTTTACGGCGGACAGACGCCGTTTGTGCTTCGCAGGGACGAGAACTGCCCCGGCAAGTACCGATTTGTTGGTGATTGTTATATCCACGGTATCATGGAGGGCGAGGCGCTGAGCATGGAGTTGGAGGAGCGGGAGTTTGTTATTTCATGA